The following is a genomic window from Parabacteroides johnsonii DSM 18315.
AGGGTCGTATTTTTATCGTTGAAGTACAAAATGCTCCTCAAACTTATTTTTATGAACGAGGATTATATTATCTTTGTCGTATTATCAGCGATCAGGACCGGCGTGGAAATGATTGGAAGTTTGAGCTTTATCCGGTATATGGCATTTTTCTCTTGAACTTTAAATCCGGGAAGACGGATAAAGTGCGTACCGATATCGTATTGGCGGATCGTGAGACCGGAAAACAGATGAGCGACACGATGCGCCAGATCTATTTGGAGATGCCTTTCTTCAATAAGGAAGAGGCTGAATGTGAAACGAGTTTAGATTATTGGCTTTATACACTAAAGTATATGGAAAAGTTGGAAACATTACCGTTTAAAGGTCAGAAACAGCTGTTTGAAAAATTGGAAAGGTTGGCAAAGATAGTCAACATGAACAAGAAAGAACGCATGGAATACGAGGAAAGCCTCAAAATATATCGAGATAATCAGGGTGTATTGGATTATGCCATTGAGAAAGGATATATGGAAGGTGTTGAAAAGGGTTTAAAGGAAGGAATTGAGAAAGGTCTGGAAAAAGGTATGGAGAAAGGTATATATTTGGTAGCAGCCAAGATGAAAATGCAAGGAATAGACTTTGCTACCATTACCTCAGTTACGGGCCTAAACGCTGAAACGATTGCGACATTGTAGGATCAGAGAAATCAAAAGAAAGCCGCTTATCCATGATTGTGACAAGCGGCTTCTTTGAATATTACAACT
Proteins encoded in this region:
- a CDS encoding Rpn family recombination-promoting nuclease/putative transposase; its protein translation is MATFINPFVDRGFKHLFGQEDSKELLVDLLNGLFEGERVITELSFLNVEMPAESTDSRAAVFDLKCKDKEGRIFIVEVQNAPQTYFYERGLYYLCRIISDQDRRGNDWKFELYPVYGIFLLNFKSGKTDKVRTDIVLADRETGKQMSDTMRQIYLEMPFFNKEEAECETSLDYWLYTLKYMEKLETLPFKGQKQLFEKLERLAKIVNMNKKERMEYEESLKIYRDNQGVLDYAIEKGYMEGVEKGLKEGIEKGLEKGMEKGIYLVAAKMKMQGIDFATITSVTGLNAETIATL